The genomic stretch tcacaaaaagaaacaagcagcgtatttttaaaaactgcaccaCTCAGTAGGAATCTGATGATGAGGATATGTTGAGCCCCTGGTTTCGAGTTCCCCAAACTGACCTGTCATCCGAGGCGTTGGGTCCCCGAAGGACCTCCTTTCTTGGCACACGAGGGGAGGCGGCTGCCTGTGACAGTGGCCTGTCATCAGAATCCCCTGTCCTCATTTCCTCCAGCCTGAGCCAGGAACGCCTTAACCCTTCGCGTTCTGCCTGCAAACACAGTGGGGCTGGGAGGCGAGACCAATAACTCTGTTCCCCCTCCAGCGCCTTCCCCAGGATGGCCCTGGACACAGTGAGAGGTGGGGACATCCATGAGGCCCCTGGGCATGAGGCTGATGGCTGAGGCTAGGGGGAAAGTCCTGGGACTCTCTGGGGACAGGGGGCAGGGCCTTGGGCCGGGCTGGGCTATGACTGGACTGGCCTGAATTGGGATATGACTGGGCTgggccgggctgggctgggctggggagggaagcaTGGATTCAGTAAACCTGTGAGTGAGCAAAGTATGGAAGAACCTTGTGAACGTATTATCAACTAGGCAATCACTGCAGTATGTGTGTAACGACTGGGTTCTCACGTCATGAGAGCAGAGACTGTGGTGCCCAGCTCACAACCAGCACCCCGGCAGGAAGCAGAGCCATCTGTTTCAGACGCGAGGTGTCATGACACCCAGATACCCTTGGGAAATTACCAAATCTTGCCAGGAGTGAGACTGTCACCCTGGGACCCCCCGGGCCTCTCTGCACCATAAGGGCATCAAGCCAATCCCTAGCGGGTGTCAGGAGGCCTCTGTCAGCCTCGGCCCTGCCTGACTCTTCCACGTCGCAGCACGCCTAGAAAATGGTTGCATTGGTAAGGCCCACGCGGGTACAGGAAGGAGGTGCTGACAGGTAGAGGCCCCACCTGGCCTCACCAGGCTGCGGGCTTCTCTCCTGTGTACCTGcaggccctgggccgggaagCTTTCCTCTGACGGCTGGCGTGAGAGACACCCTCTCAGCCCCTCGGGTTCAAGCCCAGACTCAGTCAGGGCCTGTGGCTCCAGAGCCCCACTGAGACCCAGACGTCAGGGACTCCCCACTCCGGGGAGGCTGCGAGCCGCCGCTGCTGTATTTGTAGACGATCCCATTTCTTAGCCGTCTTTGATGCTCACGGCTAATGAAGACAGCAGGGCAGGCAGGCCAAGGCCACAATACGAGGGGACAGATCCTTGGGATCCCACGACCCTGTTACCAGCCTGGCGGGCAGCTCTCTGGGCCCCTCCTTTATCACCGAGACTCCTCGCCACCAGGGACCCCAGGTTTTGAAAGTCTTTGCTGAGCAACCCACATTTCTTCATGATTATAACTTTTTCCCACTTGACGGAGAATAAGAGGCCATGTGGGCACCTGTCAATAACCACAGGGAAGCTGGTACCTGCTGGGTGCTCAGGACACCCAAGCCCTGAACTGGGGGCTCCGTGTGGCCCCTGAGTCCCCAGCTCAGGCTTCCCCGTGTCCCCCtcttgcagatgaagaaacagaagtggGGGGAGccgtcccccgcccccgccgtcaGCCACACACCACTAGGAGGGCGTTAAGCCCAGACTCGCCCCTGCCCTGGGGTGCTTCCTGCCATCTGTCCCGGCTCAGGGAGTCACAGGAGGCTCCAGGCCAGTGTGGGCTTTCAGAGAGGACAGCCAGGGAAGAGCTGTCacctttctccttcccccactggccaccctccctccctccctccctcccgacACTGACAGAGGCTAAAAATACCCTTCCATCCCCACGTGGccaccctgcccagcccagcccagccataTCCCAGCAGGCCCTCCATACCCCTCGGCCGGCTGCGCAGTCCTGCTCTCCAGCCTGAGTTCTGAGACAAGGTCCAGGTGCCGACTGAGAGGTAGGGCTGGGGGGGCAGATGGGAAGGGGAGGTGCGGACCAGGGCCGGGACCAGAAGGGGAGGGTGGGTTCTAGTGGGACAGCTCAGTGGGCTTGTAGGTCACAGCGCTGGGTGCTTTGGAGAGCCCCTGCACACTGGCTAGGCCAGGCCCCTCAGCGCGGGGTAGGGGCTCAGAGGGCCTGCTTCcttccaggtcctggctgggGAAGAGGGCGACGGTGGGCCGGGGGAGGCTGGACCACACCTCTGACTGCAGCCAGGGCCAcagcacccagcccctggccaGAGCTGGGTTAAGGCCCTTCGGTGTCCTGCCCactctggcctcctctctcctggcctggCAGGCACTGGGTGGACGCTCTGAGACCCTCTAGAAGCGCCCGCCCTCCTGCTGGAACCGCGGGGCAGCAGGTGTCAGCAGACAACCTGAGGCCCCACGGGAAGGTGCTGGGCGCCCCGGCCCGCTGGTCCCCGGGGCTGCAATACCCGCAGAACGGGGACACAACAATGAGGGGAATGCGAGGCCTGGGGGTGGTGGCCGCCTGACCGATCTCCTGCGCTCGCCCGGGAGGGAAGGGCCGCCTTCATCCTGGCCAGAGAGACCGCTGGGTCAGGCAGGATGGACACTGACCAGGGCTCCCTACCAGTCCTGTCTGGGCAGAGCCCAGGCAGGTCCTTGGGCCCCTAGGTGGGTTCCTTGGGTGCTTCCCTGCTTAAGCTCCCACCAACAGCACACCCGCCCCGGGGCATCCGTGGTGCACGGTTCTCCTTATGGGGCTTTGTCACTTTGATGGCTCTTGGTCGACCCAGCATTTTGCCCTGGCCTTCGCTTTGATGGGTCCGAAGCTGCCCCCTGGTGGACAGACAGCTTTTTTGCTGTATGGTAACGGGGTGAGATCACCTGTGCAGAACTTTCTCTGGGGCGGTTTTCTTAGGGCAAAAATATCAGAAGATCATAAAGAAATATGCACATCGTTAAATAAGCCCAGAAAAGGATTTGCTGAATCAGGCAATTTGAACGGTGACCGCCCTCCAGAAAGTTTCCTTTGCCTgcttattttttttgcggtacgcaggcctctcactgttgtggcctctcccgttgcggagcacaggctccggacgcgcaggcccagcggccacggctcacgggcccagccgctccgcggcacgtgggatcctcccggaccggggcgcgaacccgtgtcccctgcatcggcaggcggactctcaaccactgcgccaccagggaagccctgcctgcttATCTTTACCAACCTACGCCCAGCGACGTGTAACCTGGGGGTTCAGGGCCTAGGCCCCCGAGCCTGGTTCCCCCACGTCtgagctgtgtggtcttggacaaGCGACCTGAGCCTTttttgcctctgtttccccacTTGTAAAAGGGACTCAAACAGCACCCGGCTCTCGGGGTTGCGGCGAGGGCTGAGTGATGAGTATTTGTGCAAAGCTCAGGATGGGCCTGGCACATGGAGGGCACCGTGACAGCACAAGCTGCCGCAGGGCCGTGACCCCTCGGCCCCTTTCACCGCCAGCCTCTTAATGGGCAGATGAAGCTGGGATCGGAGAGGGGCGTGGCTCACCCAAGGTCACCCGGCAAGGTCATGGCCAGGGAGGACCCATGGGGCAGAAACTATTCAAATGCCAAATGCCGACGCCCTCCCCAGCAAGGTGGGATCTGGGAGCAGAGGAGGCCACCTGGGGGTTTGGGGGCCACAGGGATCCCCACGCTCCAGGAGGTCTGTTCTGCGTAGCGCAGAGGTATGGAGGGGGGCTGAGGCTTGGTTCTCTTGCTGGCCTGGCCTGCCCGGATCGCTTGACCACGGCTAGGtctcctgccctctctgagcctcggccTCCTCACTGTAACCTGGGAAAGACACTGGCTGCCTTCCAGGGCTGTGGGGATGGCTCGGGTGAGAGGCTGGGCGAAGCGCTTCACACATAGTTGATGCGCGGACCGACGGCCGGGTGGATGGGTGACTCGGGCCGACGAGACCGTCCCCGTGGCTGACCGTGCGGGCTCCCCTCCCTAGGAGCCGTGGGGACGCCCGCGAGTAGGTGGCCGCGCAGTCATGGTGTGGCACATGGACGACCTGGACTTCCACCTGCCCTCGCACGCCCAGGACATGCTGGACGGCCTGCGGCGGCTGCGCTCCCAGCCCAAGCTAGCGGACGTCACGTTGCTGGTGGGGGGCCGGGAGCTGCCCTGCCACCGGGGGCTCCTGGCGCTGAGCAGCCCCTACTTCCACGCCATGTTCGCGGGCGACTTCGCCGAGAGCTTCTCGGCGCGCGTGGAGCTGAGGGACGTGGAGCCTGCCGCGGTGGCGCAGCTGGTGGACTTCGTGTACACGGGCCGGCTGACCATCACCCAGGGCAACGTGGAGGCGCTGACCCGCACGGCCGCGTGCCTCCACTTCCCCGCCGCGCAGAGGGTCTGCGGCCGCtacctgcagcagcagctggaTGCCACCAACTGCCTCGGCATCTGCGAGTTTGGGGAGCGGCAGGGGCTGCTGGGCGTGGCTGCCAAGGCCTGGGCCTTCCTGCGGGAGAACTTTGAGGCCGTGGCACAGGAGGATGAGTTTCTGCAGCTGTCCCAGGAGCGGCTGGCCACCTGTCTGGCCGGCGACCTGCTGCAGGCGCAGCCGGAGCAGAGCCGGCTGGAGGCCCTGCTGCGCTGGGTGCGCCACGACCCCCAGGCCCGGGCCACCCACCTGCCCGAGCTGCTCGGCCTGGTGCACCTGGACGCCGTGCCCCGGCCCCGCGTGCAGCAGCTGCTGGCCACGGAGCCGCTGATCCGGGAGTCGGAGGCCTGTCGGGAGGCCCTGTCCCAGGGCCACGAGAGGGTGAGTGACgggtggggagcggggagaggagCTCCAGAAACCCCACCGGCATGGGGACGGACAGTATGACAGGGGTGTCCCCAACCCTGCAACTCTGCCTCCCTTGGGCCGCTTACCTGTGAGGGGGTCGCAGTTCATCCCCAAGTACAGGTCGCAGCCCCGTGTGTGCCATACCCTGGACGCGAGGGGAGAGGGACCCCGGAAGTGGTCATTCCCAACCCGTCTTGAAGGAGCCCACGGCTTGGTGGGGACAAACCTGGAAACACACCTAAGGCAGCATGAGAAAGGCCAGCGCTGGACTGTGGGCACCCTCAGAGGGTCAGGCAGTCACGGAGAGCTCTCTGGAGGAGGCAGCATCTGAGCTGGGCTTTCGAGGGAGGAAAGGAGCTTGGCAAGGGGGAAATGGTACAGGAAGGTGGCACAGCTCGTGCCCAGGCGAGGAGCACGGACAGGCGGGGCAGCCGGCCACCACCTGCCCCTTAGGAAGCTGCTCAAGCGTTTATCGGGCGCAATTTCCTATCCGTGCTGGAGGTGGGCCAGGTGGGTGGACAGGTCCTAATGCAGCGACGGGCCAGGGGAGGCGAAGTCTGTCTGCTGCCGGGCAGCCTCGCTCGGGAGGACTTCTTAGGAGCCAGGTCAGGGGACAAAGGCGTGGCTCAGGCCAGCGGCGGGGTGTGCGGTGGCAAATGGCGGCAAATGCTAACCGCTGCCCCGCCGGGCCCCGCCGGGCCCCGAGGGCGGCCTCGTGCTGCAGCCAGCCAGGAGCCCGCCCACTAGGTGGTCGGCCTGTGACTGCGGGTGGTGGGAGGGCAGGTCTGAGAGACGGTGGGGCCCCGGGATCCTGGGAGCTCTGGGCGCTGGCCCAGCGCTGGACTGTGGGCACCCTCAGAGGGTCAGGCAGTCACGGAGAGCTCTCTGGAGGAGGCAGCATCTGAGCTGGGCTTTCGAGGGAGGAAAGGAGCTTGGCAAGGGGGAAATGGTACAGGAAGGTGGCACAGCTCGTGCCCAGGCGAGGAGCACGGACAGGCGGGGCAGCCGGCCACCACCTGCCCCTTAGGAAGCTGCTCAAGCGTTTATCGGGCGCAATTTCCTATCCGTGCTGGAGGTGGGCCAGGTGGGTGGACAGGTCCTAATGCAGCGACGGGCCAGGGGAGGCGAAGTCTGTCTGCTGCCGGGCAGCCTCGCTCGGGAGGACTTCTTAGGAGCCAGGTCAGGGGACAAAGGCGTGGCTCAGGCCAGCGGCGGGGTGTGCGGTGGCAAATGGCGGCAAATGCTAACCGCTGCCCCGCCGGGCCCCGCCGGGCCCCGAGGGCGGCCTCGTGCTGCAGCCCACTAGGTGGTCGGCCTGTGACTGCGGGTGGTGGGAGGGCAGGTCTGAGAGACGGTGGGGCCCCGGGATCCTGGGAGCTCTGGGCGCTGGCCGCTTACCCTCCCAGGTAGGAGCGGCCCAGCACTCCCTGCTGGGCCATCCCAGCGCGACGTGGGctccggggggaggggggctggggagacGTACGGGCCTCGGCCCCGAGGGCGGGTGAGGGCCGCTCCCAGCCAGCAGGACCTGCTGCCCCGCCTCTCCGGTCCCGAGCGCTGCTTTCCGTCGCCGGCCCGCGGCAGGCACggcgtgtgcacgtgtgcgtgtgaGCGCACACCCACGGCAAGCACCCCCGGGCGCGCACGCGCTGCCGCCCGGCCCGCCCTGGCACAGGGCCACGCGGAGGACCCACGGCTGCCCCCAGACGCCCCGGCGCCTCTGACCCCAGCCCTCCCGGCCCCACAGGCGCTGCTGGGCCTCCCGCGGGAGCCGGAGGAGGTGCTGGTGGTGGTAGGCGGGCGGGCgctggaggaagaggagcaggaggagggcgcCGAGCAGCCGCTTCCCCGCCCCGGCAACTTCGCCTTCTACCAGCCCGAGGCCAGTGAGTGCCCGTCCCGGCGCCCAGGGCACGGGCCCTGTTGTCCCCGCAGCCCGACGCGGGCGGCACAGAGAGCGGGGCGCCCACCGGCCTCGCGGGGGCGGGATGGGGGCTGCGGAGGAAACCGGGGCCCCCGCAGGGGAGGGGGCTGACCGTGGGGGGCGCTGCGGCCCCCTCTGCCTCCAGCCACAGCCCTAACCTTGGGCCCCGGGGCCCTGGGTAAAGGGTCCTACCGCCCAGACGGCATAGCCTGGGAAGGTGGCCGCTGGCCGGAGTGCGAGGGCGGCCTGACCGCTGCTTCCTCTTGGCATCCCTGCCCTGTGCGCCCAGTGGAACCAGGTCCCGGGGGGGAGGCCAGAGGGCGGGGGGTGCAGGCAGCCTGGGGAGTGAGAGCTCGGGCTCTGGGTCGGCCCAGTGGGGCTCTGGCTCCGGCCTTTGAGCGGGTCATCCTCCTCcttgagcctcggtttcctcatctgtgagatggcCTTTGTAACAAGGGGCCAATGGGAAGAGGGGCCAGGCCTGCCGTCTGGATGGGCCCTCTCCTGCCCGGGAGCCCCGTCACATTCCCCCACCCACAAGAAAGCAGGGTTGAGAGGGTGGCAGGGCGGTGGAGGGGCCGCACTGGCCCCAGGAAGCTCTTTGGAGAGCACTGAGGAGCTGGCCGCTGTCCTGGGGCCGCTCGGCAGGTGGCCACCGCCCCCATGGCGCCAGCGGCTGGCGGGCTCTAGGAAGTCCAAGGCCGGCTGTCCCAAGTTGGGGGCTGACGAGAAGGGATTTGGGGGCTGACGTCAGGAGCTGAGCCCGGGAGCAGCTGTCCCTCAGCCCccgggtggggggggcaggggtcACTGGCAGGCAGAGGCGTGGTGGCCGCTGGGCAGTCCCCACCCTGGGGTGACACAGACATGAGTCAGGGGGACACGCGGTCCCTGCCCAGCGGGCAGGCACCCGGCGAAGCCTGGGGTTTCACATGTCCTGAAAACTGTCGTAAACAGTCAACAAAGTCCCCCCAGGGACATCTCCGAGGCCCAGGTCTCTCCCACAGCCTCCCACAAGCACCCAAAATGTGTCCATTACAGGACTTAACCATTCCCACACTTACTgcctcattttggttttttcaAAGCGCTTCTCATCTCTTGCTTCGGTTTACCTCACGTGGCTTCGTGGAGCCATTACCCCACCCCTCACACTAGGGACCGTGCTTTTAACAGCCGCTGCCGTCTGACAGACGAGTCTCCTGTAGTCCCCACGCCCCCGAGAGGTGGGAATtagccccattctacagatgaggagaccgaggctGGGGTTTATCCAAGGCCACACCGCTGGCGCaggagagctgggatttggacccGCCCTGCCTGCCCCGTGGCCGTGTCTGACCCCCTCCACGCTGCCGTGGGCAGGAAGGTGCTCCGGATGAGCGAACGGATGAGAAATGAGTGAACGCATGAAGCCTGTGTCATAACCCACCTGTGGCTATAGTGATCAGGCCCCTTGACCCATCCCCCCATCTGACTGAGGTGGGGCCCGACTCCGGCCCAAAAGGTCCGTCAGGGGTCCGTGGGGTCAGCGGCAGGGCCAGGGTGAGACCTGTGGCCTCTGCAGCCTGGACCGCTTCTCGGCACACCCTGGGCGCAGTCAGGTGTCCAGTCTGGGTGCCGGGCTCTGAGGGCAGCGTGGGGCTCCAGGGGTCCCCAGGAGCCAAGCCTGATGCACGCGCAGCACCTGGGGCCACCTCGAGCCTCACGCCACCGGGTGtcctcccccatctctgcccccAGCTGAGTCCCGCCCCTCGGCCCTCCCCACCGGCGAGGGGACATTTCTGCACCCCTAGAGCGGGGAGGAGAGGCCCCCGCAGTGAGCCCAGCCACCCTGACCCCTCTCTCTTCTTGCCAGAGAGGTGGATGGCGCTCCCAGACTTCCCTGACTACCACAAGTGGGGCTTCTCTCTGGCGGTGCTGAACAACGACGTCTACGTGACAGGTGGGCAGGCGGGCGCTCCCCGCCTTGAGCCAGGCTCCCAGCAGCTTAATCCACAGAGCAGATCTGACCCCTGAACCTAATGCCCGTGAGAACCAACCCTCGCCCTCCACTCAGTGGGATCCCTGCCCGTTTAGTCAAGGCTCTTCCAGACCTTTCCATCATGTGAAAACAAGGACATTTAAAATCCACACGAGGGTGCAGGGAACCGTTCTGTGTTCTGTCCTACAGCCGGGGCCTCCCCAGAAGGAACTGTGTGATGGAGGGTGCTGGGGTCAGTCTTCTGTTTTATATCTCAGACGTTGGGGGGGGGGTCCTTGTAAGGTGTGATTGAGAAAAAAGCTTCCGCTGGTGGAGGTTTGAAACCACTGACCTTGTCCCGCTTGTTTCTGGGGTGTCCAAGTCACAGGGCGAGACTGCGCCACCACGGTCACCCCCCGCCCAGTGTCCAGCAGGACGGAGGCCTGGcgtggggggaagggggcgggaCCCTGGAGAGTCCAGGCTGGCGGGCGCCCCAGCGGACAGAGCCTCTCCCGGCAGGGGGCTCTCGGGGCACCAAGACGGACACCTGGTCCACGACGCAGGCCTGGTGCTTCCGGCTGAGGGAGGCAGCCTGGAGGCCTGTGGCGCCCATGCTGAAGGCCCGCACGAACCATGCCAGCGCGGCGCTCAACGGGGAGATCTACGCCGTTGGCGGTGAGGCCCCCTCCCCTCGCCTCCCGCCTCCTTCGGGCCCCTCCTCACCCTCTGCCCCCTGGGAGCCCCTCGACCCCACCCCTGGGCCCCCTGCTCCCTGGGCATCCGGGGTGAGGCTCAGACGCGAGCCTCGGTGGCCGGCCCCAGGGTGATTCAGTGCTCTCCAGGGACGCAAGAACAGGACAAGGAGTCAGTCCCCAAGAGGGACCCCTGAGGAGCTGGGGCCTCGGGCTGCCAGCAGGGAGGACCACTCCCACCCCAGAACTTGGGCTCAGCCCTCAGCTTGGGGTCACCTCCTCGGTGACGTCCCTGGGCTGAGGGCACCCACCGTGCCTCCTTTTGCTGTCACCTTTGCCCACACCTCGCCCTCAGCCTGAGCCCAGGGCCCACCTCATCCCCCTTACACCCCAGAGCTGCTGCAAGGAGACGCTAACGGTTAGATGAATATTGAGGCATGAGATGCATGTGGGAGTTCCCCAAGGCCTCTGGAGGTGACAAGCTGGCCCTGAGGCCGTCCTAGGAGCCCCACCTGTCCTGGCCGGCCCCCTTGCCCTCGGTGGCTGCCGTACCCCCGACCCGAGGGTAGAGGGCACGCGGGGTAGGGCCCAGGGCAGCTCAGGGTCCCCAGGCTCTCAGAGCCCCAGGTGGGCTCCGGGGAGAGCGGGAAGCCCTCCCACCCACGGCTGCTCTATGTCATTGTCACATCCAGGGCGGAGGCGCTGCCTAAAGCTCCCTCCACACTGACTTCCTCTCTCCCACGGGAGGACCCCACCATGTGAGGGGTCGGGGGTGGTGGCCTCCTGGGGGCCCCGCGGGCGCCTCTCCAAGCGCCCTGGGCTCTGGAAGGTTCAGCGAGTCTGGGCTTCGCCGCGAGGCCCCGTTGCCCACTCTGGAGTCGGGCAGTCCTGGGTCCAGGTACCCACCCTCATGCCACTTCCTGGAGGTGAGGCCTTGGGCAAACACCCTCACCTCTCCGAGCCCCAGCTTCGCTCTCTGTAAAATTCTCAAGGCCGTGCCCTcttcttctcctgccctccccttcctggGGCA from Physeter macrocephalus isolate SW-GA chromosome 2, ASM283717v5, whole genome shotgun sequence encodes the following:
- the KLHL30 gene encoding kelch-like protein 30 isoform X3, translating into MVWHMDDLDFHLPSHAQDMLDGLRRLRSQPKLADVTLLVGGRELPCHRGLLALSSPYFHAMFAGDFAESFSARVELRDVEPAAVAQLVDFVYTGRLTITQGNVEALTRTAACLHFPAAQRVCGRYLQQQLDATNCLGICEFGERQGLLGVAAKAWAFLRENFEAVAQEDEFLQLSQERLATCLAGDLLQAQPEQSRLEALLRWVRHDPQARATHLPELLGLVHLDAVPRPRVQQLLATEPLIRESEACREALSQGHERALLGLPREPEEVLVVVGGRALEEEEQEEGAEQPLPRPGNFAFYQPEAKRWMALPDFPDYHKWGFSLAVLNNDVYVTGGSRGTKTDTWSTTQAWCFRLREAAWRPVAPMLKARTNHASAALNGEIYAVGAPTPPPLSPAGTTLGAVEVESYDPYTDTWTPISPALKYVSNFSAAGCRGRLYLVGSSACKYNALALQCYNPATDAWSVTSSPFLPKYLSSPRCAALHGALYLVGDNTKKVYVYDPGANLWQKVQSLHSLHENGALVPLGDELYVTGGRWQGMDGDYHVEMEAYDPRRDAWTRHGALPRLWLYHGASAVFLDVSKWTQPFGPTQEP
- the KLHL30 gene encoding kelch-like protein 30 isoform X2, yielding MVWHMDDLDFHLPSHAQDMLDGLRRLRSQPKLADVTLLVGGRELPCHRGLLALSSPYFHAMFAGDFAESFSARVELRDVEPAAVAQLVDFVYTGRLTITQGNVEALTRTAACLHFPAAQRVCGRYLQQQLDATNCLGICEFGERQGLLGVAAKAWAFLRENFEAVAQEDEFLQLSQERLATCLAGDLLQAQPEQSRLEALLRWVRHDPQARATHLPELLGLVHLDAVPRPRVQQLLATEPLIRESEACREALSQGHERALLGLPREPEEVLVVVGGRALEEEEQEEGAEQPLPRPGNFAFYQPEAKRWMALPDFPDYHKWGFSLAVLNNDVYVTGGSRGTKTDTWSTTQAWCFRLREAAWRPVAPMLKARTNHASAALNGEIYAVGGTTLGAVEVESYDPYTDTWTPISPALKYVSNFSAAGCRGRLYLVGSSACKYNALALQCYNPATDAWSVTSSPFLPKYLSSPRCAALHGALYLVGDNTKKVYVYDPGANLWQKVSQPHLPGRPPPDPRPCREQAWGRWALGVSPPGEVGTVNGDTRAQRPPVDGRAEDPGLLLTEDALSPAHSACPPPQGAKPGSAGAGGYSGTCGLRDSASFLVLAGPEGE
- the KLHL30 gene encoding kelch-like protein 30 isoform X4, translated to MVWHMDDLDFHLPSHAQDMLDGLRRLRSQPKLADVTLLVGGRELPCHRGLLALSSPYFHAMFAGDFAESFSARVELRDVEPAAVAQLVDFVYTGRLTITQGNVEALTRTAACLHFPAAQRVCGRYLQQQLDATNCLGICEFGERQGLLGVAAKAWAFLRENFEAVAQEDEFLQLSQERLATCLAGDLLQAQPEQSRLEALLRWVRHDPQARATHLPELLGLVHLDAVPRPRVQQLLATEPLIRESEACREALSQGHERALLGLPREPEEVLVVVGGRALEEEEQEEGAEQPLPRPGNFAFYQPEAKRWMALPDFPDYHKWGFSLAVLNNDVYVTGGSRGTKTDTWSTTQAWCFRLREAAWRPVAPMLKARTNHASAALNGEIYAVGGTTLGAVEVESYDPYTDTWTPISPALKYVSNFSAAGCRGRLYLVGSSACKYNALALQCYNPATDAWSVTSSPFLPKYLSSPRCAALHGALYLVGDNTKKVYVYDPGANLWQKVQSLHSLHENGALVPLGDELYVTGGRWQGMDGDYHVEMEAYDPRRDAWTRHGALPRLWLYHGASAVFLDVSKWTQPFGPTQEP
- the KLHL30 gene encoding kelch-like protein 30 isoform X1; its protein translation is MVWHMDDLDFHLPSHAQDMLDGLRRLRSQPKLADVTLLVGGRELPCHRGLLALSSPYFHAMFAGDFAESFSARVELRDVEPAAVAQLVDFVYTGRLTITQGNVEALTRTAACLHFPAAQRVCGRYLQQQLDATNCLGICEFGERQGLLGVAAKAWAFLRENFEAVAQEDEFLQLSQERLATCLAGDLLQAQPEQSRLEALLRWVRHDPQARATHLPELLGLVHLDAVPRPRVQQLLATEPLIRESEACREALSQGHERALLGLPREPEEVLVVVGGRALEEEEQEEGAEQPLPRPGNFAFYQPEAKRWMALPDFPDYHKWGFSLAVLNNDVYVTGGSRGTKTDTWSTTQAWCFRLREAAWRPVAPMLKARTNHASAALNGEIYAVGAPTPPPLSPAGTTLGAVEVESYDPYTDTWTPISPALKYVSNFSAAGCRGRLYLVGSSACKYNALALQCYNPATDAWSVTSSPFLPKYLSSPRCAALHGALYLVGDNTKKVYVYDPGANLWQKVSQPHLPGRPPPDPRPCREQAWGRWALGVSPPGEVGTVNGDTRAQRPPVDGRAEDPGLLLTEDALSPAHSACPPPQGAKPGSAGAGGYSGTCGLRDSASFLVLAGPEGE